The Pseudanabaena sp. FACHB-2040 genome includes a window with the following:
- the aroF gene encoding 3-deoxy-7-phosphoheptulonate synthase, translating to MKDANLTLKTHAEHQTLVNISPSVTVGGDDLLIVGGPCTVESLEQMQQVAAHLVNAPVQALRGGVYKPRTSPYAFQGHGEAGLRILDEVRQTHQVPVVSEVMAIHQIESMLAHVDVLQVGSRNMQNFDLLRALGQTNKPILLKRGLAATIEEFVMAAEYIVSHGNPNVMLCERGIRSFDTYTRNVLDLGAVVALKQLSHLPVIVDPSHAAGKRELVPNLAKAAIAAGADGLIIECHPVPEESVSDARQALSLEDMVSLVHSLRPIAAAVGRRIPEAGPIRQPVLV from the coding sequence ATGAAAGACGCCAACCTTACCCTAAAAACCCACGCCGAGCACCAGACCCTGGTGAACATCAGTCCCTCTGTCACAGTCGGAGGAGATGACCTGCTGATTGTGGGCGGCCCCTGCACTGTTGAGAGCCTAGAACAAATGCAGCAGGTCGCCGCTCACCTCGTTAACGCCCCGGTTCAGGCTCTTCGAGGCGGCGTTTACAAGCCCCGCACCTCCCCCTATGCATTTCAGGGACATGGAGAAGCGGGGCTTCGAATTTTAGATGAAGTTCGACAGACTCATCAGGTGCCGGTAGTTTCTGAGGTGATGGCGATTCACCAGATTGAGTCAATGCTGGCCCATGTGGACGTGCTTCAGGTGGGCAGCCGCAACATGCAAAATTTCGATCTCCTGCGGGCTTTGGGTCAGACCAACAAGCCCATACTGCTAAAGCGAGGTCTGGCCGCTACGATTGAAGAATTTGTCATGGCAGCTGAGTACATTGTCAGCCACGGCAACCCCAACGTTATGCTCTGTGAGCGAGGTATTCGCAGCTTCGATACCTACACTCGCAACGTGCTGGACTTAGGAGCAGTGGTTGCCCTCAAGCAGTTGAGCCACCTGCCGGTGATTGTAGATCCCAGCCACGCTGCGGGTAAGCGAGAGCTGGTGCCAAACTTAGCCAAAGCTGCGATCGCAGCCGGAGCCGATGGCCTGATCATTGAGTGCCACCCTGTTCCTGAGGAATCTGTCTCCGATGCACGGCAGGCTCTCTCCTTGGAAGATATGGTCAGCCTAGTTCACAGCCTGCGCCCCATTGCCGCCGCTGTTGGTCGTAGAATTCCAGAAGCTGGTCCTATCCGTCAACCCGTTTTGGTTTGA
- the surE gene encoding 5'/3'-nucleotidase SurE has translation MTIVLTNDDGIDAPGIYALQRALNGRSSGIVAPDAPLSGCSHQINRGGPISILQRAEHAYAIGGTPADCTRVALSHLYPEADWVLSGINAGGNLGADVYVSGTVAAVREAALLRKPGIALSHYIQRGRPIDWDVATRLVSKVLEKLLLKPLEPGCFWNVNLPHLSADDPDPAMVECACCTQPLPTDFVVENNQFRYVGEYGMRSRDPGSDVEVCFSGQISLTKICLWPA, from the coding sequence ATGACTATTGTTCTCACCAATGATGACGGGATCGATGCTCCCGGCATCTATGCGCTGCAGCGGGCGTTAAACGGTCGTTCCAGCGGCATTGTCGCCCCAGATGCTCCGCTCTCTGGGTGCAGCCATCAGATCAATCGTGGGGGGCCCATTTCCATCCTTCAGCGGGCTGAGCATGCCTACGCCATCGGTGGCACCCCTGCCGACTGCACCCGAGTTGCCCTCAGCCATCTGTATCCCGAAGCTGACTGGGTGCTCTCTGGCATCAATGCAGGCGGCAATTTGGGAGCAGACGTATACGTTTCTGGTACCGTTGCCGCCGTACGAGAAGCTGCCCTGCTGCGCAAGCCTGGCATTGCCCTATCTCACTACATCCAGCGGGGACGGCCCATCGATTGGGATGTGGCCACCCGCCTGGTAAGTAAGGTGCTGGAAAAGCTGCTATTAAAGCCGCTAGAACCTGGCTGCTTCTGGAACGTCAACTTGCCTCACCTCAGCGCTGACGATCCTGACCCGGCAATGGTTGAGTGTGCCTGCTGCACCCAACCGCTGCCCACCGATTTCGTCGTTGAAAATAATCAATTTCGCTATGTCGGAGAGTATGGAATGCGATCGCGCGATCCTGGTTCTGACGTAGAGGTATGCTTCTCAGGGCAGATTAGCCTGACCAAGATCTGCCTTTGGCCCGCGTGA
- a CDS encoding TetR/AcrR family transcriptional regulator, translated as MAAYFRTAPTEADTQTKILDAALRLFSQRGYGGTTTRELAQAAGVAEGTLFRHFENKKAILVEVATQGWVELLTDLLTELSEMGSYKAIGQVMRRRMLNLRKNTDMMRVCFMEAQFHPELREQIQGQVIGKMTDVAEAFFQTAMDKGIYRPMNPRVVARIFLGMFAVAGFSQETLGDEGSSIQAMQELAEGLADVFLNGVLVKEK; from the coding sequence ATGGCTGCCTATTTTAGGACCGCTCCCACTGAAGCTGATACCCAGACCAAGATTTTGGATGCAGCCCTGCGGCTTTTTTCCCAACGGGGGTACGGTGGAACAACTACACGGGAACTGGCCCAGGCAGCAGGTGTTGCAGAGGGAACACTATTTCGGCACTTTGAAAACAAAAAGGCAATCTTGGTGGAGGTTGCTACTCAAGGATGGGTAGAACTGCTGACCGATTTGCTGACTGAGCTTAGCGAAATGGGCAGCTACAAAGCGATTGGGCAGGTGATGCGCCGGCGAATGCTCAACTTGCGCAAAAACACCGACATGATGCGAGTCTGCTTCATGGAAGCTCAGTTTCATCCAGAGCTGCGCGAGCAGATTCAGGGCCAAGTCATTGGCAAAATGACTGACGTAGCCGAAGCTTTTTTTCAAACTGCTATGGATAAAGGTATCTACCGCCCCATGAATCCTCGGGTAGTGGCCCGGATTTTTTTGGGTATGTTTGCTGTCGCTGGATTTAGCCAGGAAACCTTAGGGGATGAGGGCAGCTCGATTCAGGCCATGCAGGAACTGGCTGAAGGACTGGCAGACGTGTTTTTGAATGGGGTTTTGGTTAAGGAGAAGTAG
- a CDS encoding ATP-binding protein, with protein sequence MSGLASQVISEVQRYRQCIYSLLLYRSVFDSAVGQAFLTLLETLCRGNSEECLGAYAQWFQALATAQQSWRSHLVQQILRADNPFSLQAQQYNSLELPNALLDAARQDLRTLQKLHEFPSDKLSRWVQTVCQLPQAPIDWHISELPLPVQFPSLSDWAEGLTELAQYYQRHGTGLFGQHRAFRWQQDQLVGIATPDPARLSQLAAYEIPRSELIKNTRFLLAGYPALHVLLYGSRGSGKSSLVKALLNEYSDQGLRLVEVAKADLRNLPLIVDQLRAVPLKFIVFVDDLSFEEDDEAFKALKVVLEGSVTARPQNVVVYATSNRRHLVREYFSERPKPSDQDEIQAWDTLQEKLSFSDRFGLTLTFEPADQPTYLEIVRHLGRQAGISLPDEDLTQRALQWATRHNGRSGRTARQFVDFLNAELKLGSPT encoded by the coding sequence ATGAGTGGACTCGCCTCCCAAGTCATCTCTGAAGTACAGCGCTATCGCCAGTGCATCTATTCTCTTTTGCTCTACCGCAGCGTGTTTGATAGCGCTGTAGGACAGGCTTTTTTAACCTTGCTAGAGACCCTTTGCCGAGGCAATTCAGAGGAGTGTTTGGGAGCTTATGCTCAGTGGTTTCAAGCGCTGGCAACAGCTCAACAGAGCTGGCGCTCCCACCTGGTTCAACAGATCCTCAGAGCCGATAATCCTTTTAGTCTGCAGGCTCAGCAGTACAACTCTTTAGAGCTGCCCAATGCTCTTTTAGATGCAGCCCGTCAAGATCTCAGAACGCTACAAAAGCTCCATGAATTTCCCAGCGATAAGCTGAGCCGCTGGGTGCAGACAGTTTGCCAATTGCCCCAAGCTCCCATCGATTGGCACATCAGCGAACTGCCCCTGCCCGTTCAGTTTCCGAGCCTCTCAGACTGGGCCGAGGGCTTAACCGAGTTGGCTCAATACTACCAACGACACGGCACGGGGCTGTTTGGTCAGCATCGAGCCTTTCGCTGGCAGCAAGATCAGCTAGTAGGCATCGCTACCCCGGATCCGGCGCGGTTGTCCCAGCTAGCTGCCTATGAAATTCCTCGCAGTGAACTAATTAAAAACACGCGGTTTTTGTTGGCAGGCTACCCGGCTCTACACGTGCTGCTGTACGGCAGCAGAGGATCAGGCAAGTCTTCTCTAGTCAAAGCTCTGTTGAACGAATATAGCGATCAAGGGCTGCGCCTCGTGGAGGTGGCCAAGGCCGATCTGCGGAACCTGCCCCTGATTGTGGATCAATTGCGGGCCGTTCCCTTGAAGTTTATCGTCTTTGTAGATGATCTGTCTTTTGAAGAAGACGATGAAGCCTTTAAAGCCTTAAAAGTCGTTTTGGAGGGCAGCGTTACGGCTCGGCCCCAAAACGTAGTGGTTTATGCCACCTCAAACCGCCGCCATCTGGTGCGGGAATACTTTAGCGAACGACCCAAGCCCAGCGATCAAGACGAAATTCAGGCGTGGGACACGCTTCAGGAGAAGCTGTCGTTTAGCGATCGCTTTGGCCTCACCCTGACCTTTGAGCCTGCCGATCAGCCCACCTATCTGGAGATTGTCCGGCACCTGGGCAGACAAGCAGGCATCAGCCTGCCTGACGAAGATCTGACTCAGCGAGCCTTACAGTGGGCGACTCGCCACAACGGGCGATCAGGGAGAACGGCGCGGCAATTTGTTGATTTTCTCAATGCAGAGCTGAAGCTCGGCAGCCCCACTTAA
- a CDS encoding TMEM14 family protein: protein MMSLGALAAIAYGILAIVGGAIGYAQVRSKASLISGLVSGALLILGGWLWSRDLPGGVFLSLIVTIALVIVFIGRFRKTGKFMPAGLMIGLGALTLGLMVFTLVSQV from the coding sequence ATGATGTCTCTGGGCGCTTTGGCTGCGATCGCATACGGTATTCTCGCCATCGTAGGTGGAGCCATAGGCTATGCTCAAGTCCGCAGCAAAGCCTCCTTGATTTCGGGCCTGGTTAGCGGTGCTCTGCTGATTTTAGGTGGCTGGCTCTGGAGCCGAGATCTGCCAGGGGGTGTTTTCCTCAGTCTAATCGTGACAATTGCGCTGGTGATCGTATTTATTGGGCGGTTTCGCAAGACGGGCAAGTTCATGCCAGCAGGGCTCATGATTGGCCTGGGCGCTCTGACCCTGGGGCTAATGGTATTTACTCTAGTCAGCCAAGTTTAG
- a CDS encoding SPFH domain-containing protein, which translates to MGPSIFGVLAFLIVGYTVGSVRIINQGNEALVERLGRYHRKLKPGLNFVVPLMDSIVLEDSVRERLLDVEPQSAITRDNVSLEVDAIVYWKILDLERTYYSIEDVEAAIRELVITTVRSEIGKMEFERTFSSRDELNKALLDQLDDATEPWGVKVTRVEVQRIQPPPDVIESMQMQQAAELKRRATVLEAQGDQEASIKRAEGTVQSIRMLSDALRSRGDAREIMQFLIAQRYVDASQKLGESENSKVVFMDPKVLSEGIMDLMNSPTTPEQPEDHFDPPQNNNNKPRRSTR; encoded by the coding sequence ATGGGTCCCTCAATTTTTGGTGTTCTGGCATTTCTCATTGTGGGATACACTGTCGGCTCCGTCCGTATTATCAACCAAGGCAACGAAGCACTCGTTGAGCGATTGGGCCGCTACCACCGAAAACTGAAGCCGGGCCTAAATTTTGTCGTCCCGCTGATGGATTCTATTGTGCTGGAAGACAGCGTGCGGGAGCGATTGCTCGACGTCGAACCCCAGTCTGCTATTACCCGCGACAACGTCTCCCTCGAAGTCGATGCGATCGTGTACTGGAAGATCCTTGATCTGGAGCGAACCTACTACTCCATTGAAGATGTGGAGGCAGCCATCCGGGAGCTGGTAATTACAACCGTGCGATCAGAAATCGGCAAGATGGAGTTTGAGCGCACCTTCTCCTCCCGCGATGAGCTGAATAAGGCGCTGCTAGATCAGCTCGACGACGCTACCGAACCTTGGGGTGTGAAAGTTACTCGGGTAGAGGTGCAGCGGATTCAGCCGCCCCCAGACGTAATCGAGTCCATGCAGATGCAGCAGGCGGCGGAGCTAAAGCGGCGGGCCACTGTTCTAGAGGCCCAAGGTGACCAAGAAGCCAGCATCAAGCGAGCCGAAGGCACCGTTCAGTCCATTCGGATGTTGTCAGATGCGCTTAGAAGTCGCGGCGACGCCCGAGAAATCATGCAGTTCCTAATCGCCCAGCGGTACGTTGATGCCAGTCAGAAGCTAGGGGAAAGCGAAAACTCCAAAGTCGTGTTCATGGATCCTAAAGTCCTATCCGAAGGCATCATGGATCTGATGAACTCCCCCACGACGCCAGAGCAACCCGAGGACCATTTTGACCCTCCTCAAAACAACAACAACAAGCCTCGTCGCTCCACTCGCTAG
- the clpB gene encoding ATP-dependent chaperone ClpB: MQPTDPNKFTDKAWSAIAEAQDVTRQYKHQYMEVEHVIIALLDQEEEGLAHNILKRAKLDPDLLVEELDTFAQRQARVRAAADNNLYLGQSLDRMLDKAEAARQTLQDKFISVEHLLLGFQEDERIGRRLLRGFNVETPELMAAIKSVRGTQKVTDQNPETQYEALEKFGRDLTEQARDGKLDPVIGRDEEIRRVIQVLSRRTKNNPVLIGEPGVGKTAIAEALAQRIINGDVPESLKGRQLISLDIGALIAGAKYRGEFEDRLRSVLREVTESEGQIVLFIDELHTVVGAGAGQGTMDAGNLLKPMLARGELRCIGATTLDEYRKHIEKDAALERRFQQVYVGQPSAEDTISILRGLKERYEVHHGVKIADSALVAAAVLSDRYISDRFLPDKAIDLVDEAAAKLKMEITSKPEELEIIDRRMMQLEMEKLSLEAEDGSGPAYRTSQERLTRIRQEILDLAAKQQELNDQWQGEKEVIDAINALKEEEDQLRLQIDQAERAYDLNKAAKLKYGKLEALQRERETKEARLIEMHAGGATLLREQVTEADIAEIVAKWTGIPVNRLMESERQKLLQLEGHLHNRVIGQQEAVEAVAAAIRRARAGMNDQGRPLGSFLFMGPTGVGKTELARALAAFLFDTEDSLIRIDMSEYMEKHAVSRLVGAPPGYVGYEEGGQLSESVRRHPYSVVLLDEVEKAHPDVFNILLQVLDDGRITDSQGHLVDFRNTVVIMTSNIGSEHILDVAGDDSRYDEMRSRVLVALRKHFRPEFLNRVDDLILFHPLSKKELRNIVALQVRRVQKRLAEQKIGLQIAAAALDLIAERGYDPVYGARPLKRAIQRELENPIATKILENVLPEDSILQVELGEGELVFKVKESESLPEPAEASEKVESAVS, translated from the coding sequence ATGCAGCCGACGGATCCCAACAAGTTTACTGATAAAGCCTGGTCTGCCATTGCTGAAGCTCAAGATGTCACCCGCCAGTACAAGCATCAGTACATGGAGGTAGAGCACGTTATCATTGCGCTGCTAGATCAAGAGGAAGAGGGACTAGCTCACAACATTCTGAAGAGGGCAAAGCTAGATCCAGATCTGCTGGTAGAAGAGCTAGACACCTTTGCCCAGCGCCAGGCGCGGGTGCGGGCGGCGGCTGACAATAATCTCTACCTGGGCCAGAGTCTGGATCGGATGCTGGACAAGGCTGAGGCGGCGCGGCAAACCCTGCAGGACAAGTTTATTTCGGTTGAACACCTGCTGTTGGGCTTTCAGGAAGACGAGCGCATCGGCCGACGGCTGCTGCGGGGCTTTAACGTCGAGACGCCAGAATTGATGGCGGCGATCAAGTCGGTTCGAGGCACGCAGAAGGTAACAGACCAGAACCCGGAGACGCAGTACGAGGCGCTAGAGAAGTTCGGGCGCGACCTGACGGAACAGGCACGAGACGGCAAGCTCGATCCGGTGATTGGCCGAGATGAAGAGATTCGCCGAGTGATTCAGGTGCTCTCGCGCCGTACCAAAAATAATCCGGTGCTGATTGGCGAACCGGGGGTGGGAAAAACTGCGATCGCAGAAGCCCTAGCCCAACGCATCATCAATGGCGACGTACCCGAGTCGCTCAAAGGCCGCCAGCTAATCTCTCTAGATATTGGCGCTCTGATTGCCGGGGCTAAGTACCGGGGTGAGTTTGAAGACCGGCTGCGCTCGGTGCTGCGAGAAGTCACCGAGTCAGAAGGGCAAATTGTGCTCTTTATCGACGAACTGCACACCGTAGTCGGAGCCGGTGCAGGACAGGGCACAATGGATGCAGGCAACCTGCTCAAGCCGATGCTGGCGCGGGGAGAACTGCGCTGCATTGGCGCAACCACGCTAGACGAATACCGCAAGCACATTGAAAAAGATGCGGCTCTAGAGCGTCGGTTTCAGCAAGTTTACGTAGGTCAGCCCAGCGCCGAAGACACTATCTCCATTCTGCGGGGACTGAAAGAGCGCTACGAGGTCCATCACGGGGTGAAAATAGCCGACTCTGCCTTGGTAGCGGCAGCAGTGCTGTCAGATCGCTACATTAGCGATCGCTTCTTGCCAGACAAGGCAATTGATCTGGTAGACGAAGCTGCCGCCAAGCTGAAGATGGAGATCACCTCCAAACCTGAGGAATTGGAAATCATCGACCGACGGATGATGCAGCTAGAGATGGAAAAGCTCTCTCTAGAGGCCGAAGATGGCTCTGGCCCTGCCTACCGCACTTCCCAGGAGCGGTTAACCCGCATTCGCCAAGAAATCTTGGACTTAGCCGCTAAGCAGCAGGAACTGAACGATCAGTGGCAGGGTGAAAAAGAGGTGATTGATGCAATCAACGCCTTGAAAGAGGAGGAAGACCAGCTGCGCCTGCAGATAGATCAGGCCGAGCGGGCCTATGATCTCAATAAGGCAGCTAAGCTCAAGTACGGCAAGCTAGAAGCACTGCAGCGTGAACGGGAAACCAAGGAAGCTCGGCTGATTGAGATGCATGCTGGGGGGGCAACCCTACTGCGAGAGCAGGTGACAGAGGCTGACATTGCTGAGATTGTGGCTAAGTGGACCGGCATTCCAGTAAACCGGCTGATGGAGTCAGAGCGGCAAAAGCTGCTGCAGCTAGAAGGCCATTTGCACAACCGGGTGATCGGTCAGCAGGAAGCAGTGGAAGCAGTCGCGGCGGCAATTCGGCGAGCGCGGGCCGGGATGAACGATCAGGGGCGGCCTTTAGGTTCGTTTTTGTTCATGGGGCCAACCGGAGTTGGCAAGACTGAGCTGGCGCGGGCGCTGGCTGCCTTTCTCTTTGATACAGAAGACTCCTTGATCCGGATCGACATGTCAGAGTACATGGAGAAGCACGCCGTTTCTCGGTTGGTCGGGGCTCCTCCGGGCTATGTAGGGTACGAGGAAGGGGGCCAGCTGTCTGAATCTGTGCGCCGCCATCCTTACTCCGTAGTGCTGCTCGATGAAGTCGAGAAAGCGCATCCCGATGTGTTCAATATTTTGCTGCAGGTGCTTGACGATGGCCGCATTACCGACTCCCAAGGGCACCTAGTAGACTTCCGCAACACGGTGGTGATCATGACCAGCAATATCGGGAGTGAACACATTCTGGATGTGGCGGGCGATGATTCGCGGTATGACGAGATGAGATCGCGCGTGCTTGTGGCCCTGCGTAAGCATTTCCGCCCCGAATTTCTCAACCGGGTTGATGATCTGATTTTGTTCCACCCCCTCAGCAAGAAAGAGCTGCGGAATATTGTGGCGCTTCAGGTGCGGCGAGTACAGAAGCGGTTGGCAGAGCAGAAGATCGGCCTGCAGATTGCGGCGGCTGCCCTCGATCTGATTGCCGAGCGTGGCTACGATCCGGTTTATGGGGCTCGTCCACTCAAGCGGGCCATTCAGCGGGAGCTAGAAAACCCCATCGCTACCAAGATCTTGGAGAACGTTTTGCCTGAAGACTCTATTCTCCAGGTCGAGCTAGGCGAGGGAGAACTGGTATTTAAGGTTAAAGAATCCGAGAGCCTACCAGAGCCTGCAGAAGCAAGCGAAAAGGTAGAGTCTGCTGTAAGTTAG